Below is a window of Longimicrobium terrae DNA.
AGTGCGTGAGTGCGGGAACGGAAGTGCCCGGTGCTCAGCGCCGGGTGCTCAGAGCGGGATGGACAGCGGGGCGAGGGAGCCGGATCGGCTTTCCCGCCCCGTCTCGTTTTGCGCCGCCGGCCGGCAATGCCGATGGGCGCACCGTGGCGCGCGGCGCGCGGGCAACCGGAGAGGCAAATGCAATTTTCCGGCGCGGATGCAGGGGATTGTGTAGCAGAAGCTCTGCCGCGAGCGCAACCGGCACACGCGTTGCACAGGGGCGCGGTGAAGGTCCCTGATCCTACGAATGGAGATACACCCATGGTGATCAAGCGCGTGATGGCGGCTGCCCTCGTGGCCCTGGCGATGGGCGCCGGTGCATGCACGGCGGAAGTTGAAGAAAAGGGCGAGGCGCCGTCGGTGGACGTCGATGGCGGCAAGATGCCGCAGGTGGACGTGGACCCGGCCAAGGTCGAAATCTCGACCGACACGCAGCAGGTCGTGACCCCCGAAGTGAACGTCACGCCGACTGAAGGCGACGACAAGTAATTCGCGGCCACGCGCGTTCACCGGCCCCGGCGACAGCAGTCGCCGGGGCCGGTTTGTTGTTCGTGCGGGCCCTCACCCCGCGCGCTGCGCGCGACGACCCTCTCCCACAAACAGACGTGGGAGAGGGAGCACACCCCAGTATGTGCCCGCTTACAGGGTCGCTCGCACGGACGCGATCTCTCCCGTCCGCGGTCCCCGCGACCTCCGCGACCTCCGCGACCTCCGCGACCTCCGCGACCCCCGCGACCCCCGCGACCTCCGCGTGAGGGCAGTTCTTCATCGTCTGCGGCCGCGCCGGGCTTGCGGGGCACCCCGCGCGACGTCGTAGTTTGCCTTTCCATCAGCGACCGTCCTCCCCAACCGCGCCGCACGTGACCGAGCGTCTCTGGCAGATCTGGATTGACACCGGCGGCACGTTTACCGACTGCCTGGCGCTGGACCCGGCCGGGGTGCAGCGCCGCGCGAAGGTGCTCAGCAGCAGCGCGCTGCGGGCCACCATCATGGCCGTCGAAGCGCCGGACTGCCTGCGGATCCGCGAAGAGTGGGGCGCCGTGCCGGGCGTGGTGGACGGGCTGCAGGTACGACGCGTCGGTTCGGTGGATGAGGGCGCACGGGTGGCGTCATACGATCCGGCCACGGGCGAGATGCGGCTGAACCGCGCGCTGGACGGCGCGGCGCCGGGCGTGTCCATCGAAATCCGCTCGGCGGAGGAGGCGCCCATCCTGGCCGCGCGGCTGGTGACGGGAACCGCGTCGGGCGATGCGCTTCCTCCGCTGGCGATGCGGCTGGCGACGACGCGCGGGACCAACGCCCTGCTGGAGCGGCGTGGCGCGCGCACGGCGCTGTTCATCACCCGCGGCTTCGGCGATCTGTCGCGCATCGGCACGCAGCAGCGGCCGGAACTGTTCGCGCTGGACGTGCGCCGTCCCGATCCGCTTTACGACACCGCCGTGGAAGTGGATGAGCGGCTGGCGGCGGACGGATCGGTTCTCATCCCGCTGGATCTCGCGTCCGTGCGAGCACATGCCTCGCGCCTTGTGGGCCAGGGCGTGCGCTCCGCGGCGGTCGCGCTGATGCACGCCTTTCGCGATCCCGCGCACGAGCGCGCCGTGGCGGACGCGCTGCGCGAGGCGGGATTCGCGCACGTGGCGGCTTCCGCGGAGCTCGCCGCGAGCATCGGGCTGCTGGCGCGGACGGAAACGGCGGTGGTGGACGCGTACCTGGGGCCGGTGATCGGCGGCTACCTGGACGGGGTTCGCGGCGCGCTGGGCGGCGGGCGGCTGCACGTAATGACCAGCGCCGGCGGGCTCGTCCGCCCGGAGGATTTCCGCGCCAAGGACTCGCTGCTCAGCGGTCCTGCCGGTGGCGTCGTAGGTGCGGCGCTGGCCGGTCGGCGGTCCGGCCGCGAGCGGGTGATCGCCTTTGACATGGGCGGCACCAGCACGGACGTGGCGCGCGTGGACGGCGACTTCGAGTACGTGTGGGAGCACGAGGTCGCGGGCGCGCGGATCGTCGCGCCGGCGCTGGCCATCGAGAGCGTGGCGGCGGGCGGCGGCTCCATCTGCGCGGTGGATGCGCAGGGGCTGCGCGTGGGGCCGGAGAGCGCGGGCGCGTCCCCGGGGCCGGCGTGCTATGGCGCGGGCGGTCCACTTACCGTCACGGACTGCAATCTCCTGCTCGGCCGGCTGGACCCGTCGCGCTTCGCCATTCCCGTGGACGCGGAGCCCGCGCGTGCCGCCGCGGACCGGCTGGCCGCGCGCGTGCACGAGATCACGGGCGAGGCGATCGGGCGCGAGGCGCTGGCGGCGGGGCTGCTGGAGATTGCGGATGAACGGATGGCGGACGCGATTCGCGGCATCTCCCTGCGACGCGGCTACGATCCGGCGGAGTACGCCCTGGTCGCGTTCGGCGGGGCGGGCGCGCAGCACGGATGCGGGGTGGCCGCGCGGCTGGGGATGCGCACGGTCATCGTCCCCGCGGACGCGGGGCTGCTGAGCGCGCTGGGCATCGGGCACGCGGCGCTGGAGCGGTTCGCCGAGCGCCAGGTGCTGCGCCCGCTGGACGAGGCCGGCGGCGAACTGGAATCTCTCTTCGCGACCCTGGCGGCCGAAGCAACGGCGGCCGTGGCGCGGGAGGGCGTGCCCGCGGAGCAGATCCACGTCCGCCGACTGATCGCCAATCTGCGCTATGCCGGACAGGACGCGACGCTGCAGATTGACGTGGAGGCCGGCGCCGATCCGCGCGTGGCGTTCGAAGACCGCTACACATCCATCTACGGCCACCGCCCGGCTACGCGCCCCATCGAGGTCGAGAGCGTCCGCGTCATCGCCGCCACCCTTCCCGCCACGGTGGATGCAGCCGAAGATGCGGCTGAGCACCCCGCCGCGCCCGTGGACCATCGCCGCACGTGGATCGGCGGCGGGTGGACGGAGGTGCCCGTGTACGAGCGCGCCGCGCTGCAGCCGGGAGCGCACCTGGCCGGTCCCGCGCTGATCGCGGAGCAGCACAGCGCCACCTATGTCGCGGAAGGATGGTCCGCCGGCATCGACGCGGCAGGCAACATCGTCCTGCGGCACGAGCCCGCAAACGTCGCCAACCGTGAGGCTGCGTCCGCGAGCGAGGAACCGCACTTTCGTACTCTCGTACCTTCGCACTCTCGTACTTCCACCCCGCAGTCCGTCCGCGCCGAACTCTTCATCTCCCGCTTTCGCGCGCTGGTCGGCGAAATGGGCGAGATGCTGCGGCGCACGGCGCTGTCCACCAACGTAAAAGAGCGCTTGGACTTCAGTTGCGCGCTGCTGGACGCGGACGGCGAACTGGTGGTGAACGCGCCGCACATCCCCGTCCATCTGGGCGCGATGGGGCTCTGCGTCCGTTCCGTCCGTGACGCGATCCGGATGGACGCGGGGGACGTCATCGTCACCAACCACCCCGGATTCGGCGGATCGCACCTGCCGGACGTCACCGTTATCACCCCGGTTCACGACAGCGATGGCACGCTGATCGGATACGTGGCCAGCCGCGCGCACCATGCCGAGATCGGCGGCACGCGGCCGGGATCCATGCCGCCCGCCGCACGCACGCTGGCGGAAGAGGGTGTCGTCATCCGACCCATGCATTTGGTGCGCGGCGGCGAGGCGCGGTGGGACGACATCCGCGCCGTCCTCTCCTCGGGCGCGCATCCCACGCGCGCGCTGGACGACAACCTGGCGGATCTTGCCGCGGCCGTGGCGGCAAACCATCGGGGCGCGGAGATGCTGCGCGCGCTCGCGGCAGAGCACGGACGCGACGCGGTGGCGGGATACATGAGTGCGCTCAAGCAGCGGGCGGAGCGCGGCATCCGCGCGGCGCTGGCGGCCCTGCCGGACGGCGTGTACGAGGCGCGGGAGCGGCTGGACGACGGCGCGCCGCTGCAGGTGCGCATCACCATCCGCGGTGACGAGGCGGAGGTGGACTTCACGGGTTCGGCGGCGACGCATCCCGGAAACCTGAACGCCACGCCCGCAATCGTGCGGAGCGTGGTGCTTTACGTGCTGCGCCTGCTTGTGCGCGAGAACCTGCCGCTGAACGAGGGGTTGATGCGGCCGGTGCGGCTCACGGTTCCCGCAGGGCTGCTGAATCCGCCGTTCGGGGATGATCCGTCACGCGATCCGGCGGTGGTGGGCGGCAACACGGAAGTGAGCCAGCGGCTTACGGATACGCTCATCCGCGCGCTGCGCCTGTCCGCCTGCAGCCAGGGGACGATGAACAACGTGCTGTGGGGATCGGACCGGTTCGGGTACTACGAGACCGTCTGTGGCGGATGCGGTGCGGGTCCCACGTGGGATGGGGCGCACGCCACGCACAGCCACATGACCAACACCCGGATCACCGATCCGGAGGTGGTGGAGCACCGCTATCCCGTTCGCGTGGAGCGATTTGCGATCCGTGCGGGGTCGGGTGGCGCGGGCGCGCGCCGCGGCGGCGACGGGGCCGTGCGCGAATTCACCTTTCTCGCGCCCATGTCGCTTTCCGTGCTGACGCAGCATCGCACGGAAGGCCCGTTCGGGATGGAAAGCGGCCACCCCGGCGCGC
It encodes the following:
- a CDS encoding hydantoinase B/oxoprolinase family protein, with amino-acid sequence MTERLWQIWIDTGGTFTDCLALDPAGVQRRAKVLSSSALRATIMAVEAPDCLRIREEWGAVPGVVDGLQVRRVGSVDEGARVASYDPATGEMRLNRALDGAAPGVSIEIRSAEEAPILAARLVTGTASGDALPPLAMRLATTRGTNALLERRGARTALFITRGFGDLSRIGTQQRPELFALDVRRPDPLYDTAVEVDERLAADGSVLIPLDLASVRAHASRLVGQGVRSAAVALMHAFRDPAHERAVADALREAGFAHVAASAELAASIGLLARTETAVVDAYLGPVIGGYLDGVRGALGGGRLHVMTSAGGLVRPEDFRAKDSLLSGPAGGVVGAALAGRRSGRERVIAFDMGGTSTDVARVDGDFEYVWEHEVAGARIVAPALAIESVAAGGGSICAVDAQGLRVGPESAGASPGPACYGAGGPLTVTDCNLLLGRLDPSRFAIPVDAEPARAAADRLAARVHEITGEAIGREALAAGLLEIADERMADAIRGISLRRGYDPAEYALVAFGGAGAQHGCGVAARLGMRTVIVPADAGLLSALGIGHAALERFAERQVLRPLDEAGGELESLFATLAAEATAAVAREGVPAEQIHVRRLIANLRYAGQDATLQIDVEAGADPRVAFEDRYTSIYGHRPATRPIEVESVRVIAATLPATVDAAEDAAEHPAAPVDHRRTWIGGGWTEVPVYERAALQPGAHLAGPALIAEQHSATYVAEGWSAGIDAAGNIVLRHEPANVANREAASASEEPHFRTLVPSHSRTSTPQSVRAELFISRFRALVGEMGEMLRRTALSTNVKERLDFSCALLDADGELVVNAPHIPVHLGAMGLCVRSVRDAIRMDAGDVIVTNHPGFGGSHLPDVTVITPVHDSDGTLIGYVASRAHHAEIGGTRPGSMPPAARTLAEEGVVIRPMHLVRGGEARWDDIRAVLSSGAHPTRALDDNLADLAAAVAANHRGAEMLRALAAEHGRDAVAGYMSALKQRAERGIRAALAALPDGVYEARERLDDGAPLQVRITIRGDEAEVDFTGSAATHPGNLNATPAIVRSVVLYVLRLLVRENLPLNEGLMRPVRLTVPAGLLNPPFGDDPSRDPAVVGGNTEVSQRLTDTLIRALRLSACSQGTMNNVLWGSDRFGYYETVCGGCGAGPTWDGAHATHSHMTNTRITDPEVVEHRYPVRVERFAIRAGSGGAGARRGGDGAVREFTFLAPMSLSVLTQHRTEGPFGMESGHPGAPGRQIVIRAGGESAELAPVDGVDVLPGDRLLLETPGGGGWGAPDQGA